A genomic segment from Dethiosulfovibrio russensis encodes:
- a CDS encoding RNA-binding S4 domain-containing protein, with the protein MAIRLDKFLKLARLVKRRTVAQEMVEAGAVRIDGRKVKPSSDVKVGSTLEVAFPRRLLVVEVLVDEETVLKRRGCEPYSLIEDKRVDPETKLWDR; encoded by the coding sequence ATGGCTATCAGATTGGATAAATTTTTAAAACTTGCCAGATTGGTTAAGAGAAGGACTGTAGCCCAGGAGATGGTGGAAGCTGGCGCAGTGAGGATAGATGGTAGGAAAGTTAAACCATCGTCGGACGTGAAGGTCGGTTCCACCCTTGAGGTGGCCTTTCCCCGCAGGCTTCTGGTAGTGGAGGTCTTAGTGGACGAGGAGACTGTCTTGAAGAGACGGGGCTGCGAGCCTTACAGCTTGATAGAGGATAAAAGGGTGGATCCAGAGACTAAGCTTTGGGATCGATAG
- the eno gene encoding phosphopyruvate hydratase, with the protein MSTIVGIHGREILDSRGNPTIEVEVALECGVIGRAAVPSGASTGTFEAVELRDGGSRYMGKGVLKAVENVNERIASEIVGMDVSEQSYIDGSMIDLDGTPNKGDLGANAILGVSLAVARAASDYYDMPLWGYIGGLGPFTLPTPMMNVINGGAHADNNLDIQEFMVMPYGASSFSEALRMNVEIYHTLKKMLKEKGYSTSLGDEGGFAPNLGSNREGFDILVDAIGKAGYTPGDQVGIAVDVAASELFSDGVYSFKGEGKSFSAEDLNGYYEGLCRDYPIVSIEDGMAEEDWEGFALMTETLGDKIQIVGDDLFVTNRDRLSKGIEMNSANSILIKLNQIGTLTETLEVIRTAKNAGFSTVISHRSGETSDTFISDLSVAVSAGQIKTGAPARTDRVAKYNQLLRIEEAIGCCTPYAGSSSIRGLKVRR; encoded by the coding sequence ATGAGCACCATAGTTGGAATACACGGCAGAGAAATTCTCGATTCGAGGGGAAACCCGACGATAGAGGTGGAGGTTGCGCTGGAATGTGGCGTGATAGGCAGGGCTGCCGTTCCCTCGGGAGCTTCTACTGGAACCTTCGAGGCGGTGGAATTGAGGGACGGAGGCAGCCGCTATATGGGAAAGGGGGTCCTTAAGGCGGTCGAGAACGTCAACGAGAGGATCGCTTCGGAGATCGTCGGAATGGACGTCTCGGAACAGTCCTATATAGACGGTTCCATGATCGATCTGGATGGAACTCCCAACAAGGGAGATCTCGGTGCCAATGCCATCCTGGGAGTGTCTCTGGCGGTAGCTAGAGCCGCTTCCGATTACTACGACATGCCTCTTTGGGGGTATATCGGTGGGTTAGGTCCTTTCACCCTCCCGACCCCCATGATGAACGTCATCAATGGAGGTGCACACGCCGACAATAACCTGGATATTCAGGAATTCATGGTGATGCCTTACGGCGCATCTAGTTTTTCCGAGGCTCTCAGGATGAACGTAGAGATATACCATACCTTGAAGAAGATGCTCAAGGAAAAGGGCTACTCCACGTCACTGGGAGACGAGGGAGGCTTCGCACCTAACCTGGGAAGCAACAGAGAAGGGTTCGATATACTGGTCGATGCGATAGGGAAGGCCGGATATACTCCCGGCGACCAGGTAGGTATAGCGGTAGACGTAGCCGCCTCCGAGCTGTTCTCCGACGGAGTATACTCGTTTAAGGGAGAGGGCAAGTCCTTTTCCGCCGAGGATCTCAACGGTTACTATGAAGGTCTGTGCAGGGATTACCCCATAGTCTCCATAGAGGACGGAATGGCAGAGGAAGACTGGGAGGGCTTTGCCCTGATGACCGAGACCTTGGGCGATAAGATCCAGATCGTGGGAGACGATCTTTTCGTCACCAATCGAGATCGCCTGAGCAAAGGAATAGAGATGAACTCCGCAAACTCCATATTGATAAAACTCAACCAGATAGGTACTCTGACCGAGACTCTTGAGGTCATAAGGACGGCTAAAAACGCCGGTTTCTCCACCGTTATATCTCATCGTTCAGGTGAAACCTCGGACACTTTTATCTCCGACTTATCCGTTGCTGTGTCGGCGGGACAGATAAAAACAGGAGCTCCTGCCAGAACCGACCGAGTCGCCAAGTACAATCAGCTTCTTCGTATAGAGGAAGCTATAGGCTGTTGCACCCCTTATGCCGGGTCCTCCTCTATAAGAGGGCTTAAGGTTCGTAGGTGA